ACTTGGGAATCACTCCCTCGGGGTTTCGTAAGATACTGCAAACGTAGAATAGCAACATCGCTAAAGAAGGCGGATGCGAATCTTTAGCGCAACAAATCCCTACTTCAACAAAATAGTCTCATAAACTCGGTAAATAGATCGCCTTCTTTACTCAGGTAAGTACAACGATACGCTTGCTTACCACGGAGTACTTCCTACTTGACAGGTCGTACAGCAGAATTGACTACAAAACTGGATCAAGAGAATAAATTACTAAATGTAAAAACCACCTACACTATGAAAACCGTTAATCAAACATTTTCAAAAGAGCAACTCGTTAAGTACTGGACGGTCATCGGTATCGTATTGCTGGTAGCCTCGGTAGCCCAACCTATCGTCGCTTCTTTACTGAGCGATATTCCTCCGGAGGAGCTTCTATCGCCCATGACTAGCATGATGGGTAATCGCCCGATGCCTGAAGAGGTCACCGCCCTGTTTGCCGGGGTATTTTCCAACATTGAGTTCTCGCTGGCTTTCGCCGCCCTTAAGCTACTATTAGGAACATCCATTCTTTTGGCCGTTCGCTCTATAGATAAGTCACTCTGGGCTCGAAAAGTCCTGGAGGGGGTAGCACTCTTCGGGATAGCCGCTTTCGTTGGCATTGGTCTTTTCTTCGTTTATTCTTCATTCGTCATCGCTAGTGCGATGGATATTCCCATCGTTATGACCATCGTCATGAGTTTGATGGGTCTGGTGGTAGCCTACTTTCCCGTCCGATGGCTGTGGAAAAATTATGTTAGCCTTCGGCAACAGCCCCAGGTTGCCATCATGTAAGGCATACCTTCCTTTATTGAATATCATCAATAGCTGAACAACTCTATTACTATGGAAACAATCGACACTGGGATACAGGATACCAACCGTGAGAGCGTCGCTTACTTGCTGAACATGCTATTGGCCGATGAGCATGTGCTTTACCTAAAAACCCACAACTATCATTGGAATGTGAAGGGAATGCACTTCCAATCGCTACACCGCTTTTTTGAGACTCAGTATCAAGAGCTGGAAGAGATTATTGACCAGGTTGCCGAACGCATCCGGGCCATCGGTCATTACGCTACGGCCGCCATGAAGGACTACGTGAAAATAACGCGCCTACTGGAAACCAATCACGAAGACGGTTCAGCCGAAACAATGCTTCAGAACCTTCTGCAAGATCACGAGACGATTATCCGGGTTCTTCGGAAAAACCTGGTGGAGGAGGCGGATAAGTACCGGGATATGGGTACTAGCGATTTTGTAACGGGGCTGATGGAACAGCATGAGAAAATGGCCTGGATGATTCGCTCGTATCTAGGATGAGTTGACAATATGAAGCACAACCAAAATATCAACACCCAGGGGCACCAGTATATGCACGATCTGCGGAACGTGATCGGGAGCATACTTTCTCTGAGCGACTTATACAGTCGGGAGGTGAAACGAAAGGTAGTTGGCTTATCCGTTAACTATCCGGACCTGATTCGTAGCCAGTGCCAGCAAGCCCGAAAGCTGATGGACTGTTTCTGCGAGGAACAGCAAAACGATGAAGTACGACTACCCTCACCGGCGACCAAGTTGGAGCTCCGTCCCCATGACTTGGTCGCCTACCTGGCGGAAAAGATTGTCTTATTCCGGGCTACCGCGGCCCAACACTGCCTGCGTTTTTCATCCGTGCTACCTGATCGCGCTTTAATTGTCAACATGGACTCGGTACAGTTCGACCGCATACTACTTAACCTGTTCTCTAACGCGGTGAAGTTCACGCCTGAGGGCGGGAGTATCAATCTTGAGCTATCCACTGAGCGGCGAAACAACCAAGTGTGCCTCCGGATGAGCGATACGGGTATAGGAATTAGTCCGGCAATGCTACGCTATCTGTTCCTACAGTTTACCGTAGCGTCCCGTCCCGGTTTACGAAACGAACCTTCACAAGGGCTAGGTTTGTACACCCTTCGCCAGTTGGTGTCTCAGCATGGGGGCACTATTTCGGTAGCGAGCCAACTCAACCAGGGGACAAGTTTTGAAATACAGCTACCGGCTCTTCAAAGACAGAATTAGTACAGAAACTACAGCACCTTGATTTTTATCCTTATTACTCACTTTTATTCTAACGACTATGAAAACCTTCATGTATCTCGCGTTACTTCTGACCATTGCGTGGTCCGAAAGCACGGCTCAGGCCTACGATTCTACCAGCACCTGGAAACCCTCTTTTTACTTCGGCTTTCCAACACAATTGATTGATGTCGGAGGACTAAATGCGACACTGAGAGAGGCGCAACTATCCGAATTACGCTCCACTATGTTCGGTTTTTCGGTAGGTACTGCTATGCGCCACCGGGATCAGAACTCCTACTCGACGGGAGTGCTGTCTTTCATGACACTGATGGATGATAGCTACAATGATCTACGGAATAGCCAGATCAACTACTGGGATTTATCTATTGCGGGGCAATACGATATTACCGCCAATCCGAAGTGGCTGGTGTATCCTTATCTGAGTATTGGTACCGGGATTGCGTTTCTTAGTGTGTCAGAAGTATCTAACGAAGCATCATTTCGGGGTGGACTGGACAACTTAAGCGCAGAAGATGCCGACATTAAACGATATAATACTGGTTTTATGATTAACGGAGGCTTGGGCGCGGGAGTAGAACGCCAAGTCATCCTGTCCGGTATTCGAAGTTTTATTGGGCTAAGTGCCGGTTACGAGATCAGTAGTAGCGAAAAATGGCAACTACGTAATACATCCTACTATTTGGAAGATAGTCCTGCTTTTCAAACCAATGGCTGGGTGGTGGAACTTAGATTCCGGGTAGAATACGACCCTGCTTCTAAACGAGATGCGTTTGGTCAATCTCGCGGTCCATTTAAGTTCTTTCGGTAGGCATAGCACTAGTTGCAGTAACCAATGCTACTTTGACAACTATCAATCACCGATTATTTATTGATACATGGAAAACTTAGAAGAGACCCTCGATAAGATTGAGGTATTTCAGATGGCCTACAAATTTGCCGATGCTGCCAACCGTAAAGACGGCGAGATGTTCCAGTGCCTTTGGGACCATCAAGAGGCCGAATGGGCGATTGGACCGCCCATCAACGTTTCGTTCAGTGGCCGAGAGCAGATGGGAACCTCACTCGTCCACATGCTCAACCGCTGGGAGTTCTTCGTCCAAATGGTTTCCGGAGGCGTTGTGGAGATACATAGCACCAGAGCTTACGCCCGCTTTTATGTCCACGAAGTAGCCAATGCCAGAGGAGGAGGGGGAAACAACAATCTATCCATGTACGAGGACGAATTGGTTAAAAGAGAAGGCCTTTGGTTTTTTACCAAGCGCACCTATCATACCGTCTTTCAGTCCGCCGAACGGCAAGCAGGTGAAGTAATCGCCGTACCTGAAATCCCTACTTGGATACGGGAAGCTTCCCTGGCTAGCCGTCAGTGACCTATATTGACCGAGGTTGTTAATCCTCTTTAAAGTAACTGTCGGTGCCCATAAGCCAATCCATTCTGAGAGGGGTGAAAAAGTCAATATCTATGGTTCCATCTTCTAAGCAAATGAATTTATGCGGTACATTTGGTGGAATGATTAACACCTCTCCCGCTTTAACAATATAATCTTGATTTTCCATAGTCACTTTCACCGATCCTTTAACAATGTAAGTGAGTTGTTCATTGGGGTGTTTGTGAATAGGAACTTTTGCACCTTTATCCATTTTAAACATAGCAATCATGCCCTGAGAGCCATATACATATTTTCGATATAGTTTATCGGCTAATTGCTCCCACTCGAGCTCTTCCCATTTTATTTGATTTATCTCATTTATTTTTTGAGCATTTGTCTGGTGGATTATGGTGAAAGAGAGGATGAACAGCAATAAAAACAGTAGTTTTCTCATGATTTCGTTTTTTACAAGTATCAGATATTATTTATTGAGGTAGCCAGAAGGATGAATTTTGGCCTCAGCAAGTGCATGGTAGGCCGATAGTACTATTTCTAGAGGAATGCTTCTCTGATTATAAAGTGTTTGGATTTCAACTTTCGGATATTGCATTCCATAGGCTTTGAAGTGATCGAATGCTTTGTTAGTGATCGTGAAAGCATTGCTATATGATACCTTGCCTGCTTTGTTAAAAGTTGGCTGAATGATTTTATCCAAACGAATAGATATTCTTTTCGCTTCGTTTTCAGATAGTTCTATAACTTGACTCAGCTCTTTGCTAAACACGTTTGCTGTTCCAAGCAGTAATCCGTCGTAGTATCCGCCGTTTTTCTTGAGTTGCTTGTAGTATTTCCCTTCATATCCTCTCACAAAAAATAAGTCACCATAGTTTTCCCGCGCCTTTGCTAGCTCATCTTCACCACTGGTGTCTTTTACCATGTAGAGGTTGGGGTACTTACCGGACAGGTAGACCAAAGAAGTTCTATTCAATTCATTTCCAGTAACTTGAGGTAGTTGATAAAAAATAGTAGGTAGGTTACGTGCCAAAACTTGCTCCCAATATGCAATCAGTTGGTGCTGCGAAAAAGATTTTCCTTTTGGGTTGCAAATAGTAAACCCTTTGATATGGTAAAAGTCCAGTGCTTGATCCAAGTTCTCTTCCCCTGACCAAGCCATTAGTTCCTTCGCTACAGTTTCCAAATCAATTAATACACCCTCTGATGAAGTCCGTAAAATACCGATAGATACGAGAAGACGCTTCTCTTTAAGCAATGGCAGAACTTGTTTGAGAAGTGATAGTTGCTCGAGCAGACTCATTTCCCAACCTTCCCCGGTAGATCCTGGTATCAAAACTCCTCCAATGTTGGGTGCAATATTCTGGAGATGTTTCTTGGTTCGGTTTACGTCGATCGTTACACCGTCTTCCTTAAAATGACTTAGTAAAGGTACCCAGAGTTTAGGAACAGGATCACCGTTGTAGAGCTTTTGCACATATTGTTGCCGAGCAGAGCCTTGCGCCTGCAAAGAAAAATTGAAGGCAACAATAGCGTAGGATGCTAATAGAATTGTTTTTAACATAAATAAAATGCCTTAATAGATTGTATTATGTAAAATTATACACTTATACCTCTTATGATGTGTACATTTTTTCTTAATTTAGGTAGATTTATACTATGAATATCGAAGCACTATACAGACCTTTTGAAATAGTCTACAAGACGTTAGACGAATGTCCCAAAACAGATCACAAGCACCTATTCTTTGAGCTAGTGTATATCGTTGCAGGCTCAGGTAAGCAGTGCATCAACGAAAACACTTTTGCGTATAAGCCCGGGCATCTCTTTTTAATTACACCAGATGATTGCCATTCTTTTCAAATAGAAGAGACCACCGAATTCTTCTTCTTGCGATTCAACAATATCTATATCAAATCGAAAGGCTTTCAAGCAGAGGATATTAAGATGCTGGAGTATATTTTACAGAATGCCAGCCATCAACCCGGATGTATTCTAAAAAACTTGTCAGACAAACCCCTCTTCAAATCTTTAGTAGAAGCCACAATTTCAGAGTCTGTTAACCGTGACATTTATAACCAGGATTTAATCAAGCAAATTGTCAATACAATGATTGTGTTGGTGGCCAGAAATATTGCCAAGTATTTACCTATGGCTACCAGTGAAGCAACTGACAAAAAAGCGTTGGACATTCTACATTACATTCAAGAGAATATCTGTTTGCCTGAGAGGCTGAGAGTGAAATATTTGAGTGAGCATTTTGGAATATCTAAGTCTTATTTTGGCAGATATTTCAAGAAGATCACTCAACAGACCTACCAGGAATATGTTAATCAATTACGAATAAAGCATGTTAAGGCTCGCTTACAGTTAAGTAATTTGCGAATTAATGAGATTGTAGATGAGTTGGGCTTTACCGATGTAAGTCATTTGAACCGCTTTTTTAAAAGGTACGAAAAAGTTAGTCCGACAGAGTTTAGAAAACTGGATGTTAAGAATGAAACTAATAGCCATCAGCTCGGTATTTAGCGTGCTTTAAAATTCCTAGTGTTCAACATAAAAGCACAGTGTAATATCGCAACGGGCTCTTCAGTAGGCGCTATTGGGTAGTTACTCTTATATTATCTAATTAATCATAAAGAGGCACGGGTAGGTGATTTGGATAAAGCGATTTTATCTAGGATGAGCAACAAACTTAATTGTTCACTAAGGTGTAGGGTAGCTTTTTGATAAGAAAGTACTATACGCGCAAGAATGTCCGAGAAAGACCTGTCTATTTAAAGTTTATTTCGCAAGTAAACGTTACCAACAAAATCTAATAGCATGGCAATTATTGTAAGAAACACTATTTCACCCACCTGGGGCGACCAATTTAATCAACTAATACTGCACGATCCCATGTGGAAAAAAATGCACCCTGATCGTATTTCGCCTCCTGCCAATATCATTACGCAAGAAGATCGCTATGAAATTGAGCTTTCCGTTCCTGGTATGAATAAGGAAGATATCGAAATACACATAGACCGCGATGTACTGCACATTTCTGGGGATCATCAAGAAGAAGCAGCATCGGCCGGTCGCAAGTACGCTCACCAAGAGTTTGCCCATACGTCCTTTCATCGTTCGTTTGCACTACCTTCCCACTTAGAAGACAATCGGATAGAGGCTCGCTACGATCAGGGGGTGCTTCGTGTAGTGTTATATGAGAAAGAGGATACCCATCATCAAGGAAAAAAGCAAATTGATGTTCAGTAAGCTTCGTCATCTGTTTTACTTCGCTTAAAAGCCAATAAATATACTCGATGATGAAAAGCATCTGTATTTTAGGAGCCAACGGGCAAACCGGTCAAGAGATCGTGAAGCAAGCCTTACGGAAAAACTACGCAGTACGCGGGGTAGTACGCCGCGCCGATAGTCTGTCGGAGTATCGTGACCAGATAGAGGTAGTTGAATATAGCCTTGATGATCCTCTATCGGTCCAACGGGCAGTTACCGGAGCCGATATTGTCATTTCAGCGATCGGCTCCGGTGGGGGATCAGAAGCAGCTAAGCCTACGGAATTGTACAGTACCTCGGTTCGCATACTTCTCTCGGCAATGCGGGAGACCGGGATTCTTCGTCTGTTAGTACTTAGCTCAGGCGGGGTGGACTACGATGCACAGGCTCCCTGGTACTATAGAAAGTTCTTCCGCCCTTGGCTGATGAATACCTATATGGATATGATGAAGATGGAAACACTGCTGGAAGCAGCCCCATCGGAACTAGCGTGGACCATTGTTCGGCCTACCTATCTACTCAACGGTAGTGCTAAGCCGTATCTGGTAGCCGACCGGAAAGTAGGAAGAGGTAACTTTAAAATTCATCGTACCGATGTGGCTGACTTTATACTTAAGGAAATTGAGCAGAGCGAATGGCTTAGGCGCTACCCCACCCTGGGGTATCCTTAGTGTGGTGGTTTGTGAGCCTCTTCGCTAACAGTTCTAATTATAACAAAGGAAATTCTTATGAAACGAGTGCAATACCAAGAATACGGTGGTGCTGAAGTCATGACGTTAGATAATACTCCTCTTCCAAAAATGGCTGATGATGAAGTTTTGATCGCAGTTAAAGCTTTTTCGCTCAACGAAATTGACTGGAAAGTACGCAGTGGAAGCTTACGCGTTGTGACGGGCTTCAGTTTTCCCCGGGGAATGGGGGCTGATCTGGCCGGTGTAGTAGAAAAGGCCGGAAGTCAGGTAGACGACCTGCGGGAGGGTGACGAAGTAGTCGGCTGGCTTGATTTCAAACACGCTGGTTCTTATGCTGAATACGCTGTAGTAAAAGCCGAGAACGTAGTCAAAAAGCCAGCATCCGTTCCCTTTGCCGAAGCAGCCTGTTTGCCCATGGTAGGAGCTACCGCCCGTCAAGCTCTGCTCCGAGAAGCTAAGCTTAAAGCGGGACAAACCGTACTGATTAATGGGTGCACGGGCGGACTAGGCCACTACGCGGTACAGATTGCCAAGCAACAGGGAGCCATCGTGACGGGTACTTGTCGAAGTGAGCACCGGGAAGCAGCTCAGCAATTGGGGGTTGACGATGTAGTGGATTATACGCAGCATGACATCCGGCAGTACGGCAAGACCTACGACGTAATTCTGGATACGTCGAAGCATCTCCCTTTCACCGAGGCCAAGCTGCTGCTTAACAGCCCCGGTATCTACCTTAATACCCAACCTGGAATACCCGCGTTCATCGGTAGTTTTTTCAATAACTTGGTGAGCAACAAAAAAAACGATGTGCTGGGAGTGACTGTACAGCGTGAAGACCTCCTTGATCTGACCGAACGGGCGGCTCAGCAAAAGCTTCTAACGACGATTGGCAAAACCTTCGTTTTTTCTGACGTTATCGCGGCAGTGACAGCCGCCGAACAAGGTGAGCTACACGTACCTGGCAAAATTGTCGTCACGCTTGACCCAGATGTATAACTGCATTAATCGTTGTACTAACGTTGGTCTTAATTCTTAGTAGGTATTAATCTACGTAGTCACCCCTGAAAAAGGGTCAAATTCGTATTGCTAGATTTGGTTGCTGATTTATGCTTGCGTTGAGCCAATGGCAAAACAGCTCAAAAATAAGACGCACTTTTCTTTCAGGGTTGCTTTGATTTGGTTGTACCGCTTTTTGATGTTGAATGCGCTGGCCGCTAGCAGAGCATTGATGGCATCGCCCACTTCTCCTTTCAAGAAGTTGCGAATCATGCGGTGATCGTGCCGCGTCGGCGGTCCGATTGATATGTCCAATAGTCGGCTCAACGCCCGCCCGCTGCCGGAAGCGTTTTCTAGCTTTTCGTTTCTGATAAGCCGTAGCGTTCTTGCTTGGGGTAGTTGGAATAAAAACCTGTGTGCCGTTAATATGCTTTTGCCCACGGCAGCCTCGATCCACGATTACCACTTTGGGACGGTTTCCCCCGATAGTGGTTCGTATTCTCTCACTTTGGGTCAGAGCCGGTTCCAAGGTATGACCGTCGTAAATATTGGTATTGAGGTTGGTCACGCCAGTGATTATCCCGCTGCTGGCTCCCCGTACTAACGAAACTTTGCTGCCAAATCGGCCGCCGCGGTCATAGGGCTTATGTTCTTTGCCTTTAGCAATACAGCATACCTCGGGGGCATGTAGCGAATAGACTTTGTTTTTATCATGCCGTTTCTGGTTCAGTACCCGCTCAAAGAGAGCCAACTGTTCTTGATAGTAAGCTTTGACCGGGGCCGTCAGTTTGCGGTTGAGTTCTCGTACCAATCTTCCGGCAATCGTTTTGATCTTGCGCCGGGCGGCAGAGGCCTTCTTTCTTCGCTTAGGATGCTTACTGTTACGCTGGGCCAGCATCAAAGCTTTCAGCGTACGTCGGTAAGACTGTCGCAGTTGAATACCCTCTTGTTTGGCAATAGCCCTACACTTCTCAATGATCTTCTTCTGTAGCTTAGTATCGGTAGGAAAAGTGATAGCTTTCTCTTGTACAGTAGGGTCAATTTGTACCGCCCGGCGGCCCGGCTCGGCTTCCTTTTCAGCTCCCGGGTGTAGCTTAACGGTTAGAGCTAGCACCTTTTCCATGCTCTGCTCACCGATGCGGCGGCGGAACTTGGGAAAGTCGGTACTGTCAAAAGGGGGGCGGTGCTGGAAGAATTGTTCACCCGTAAAATACTGCCAATAAGGATTCTCCACCCACCGCTGTAATACTGATTCATCGCTCTCATTGAAGAGGTGCTTGAGCAATAGCATACCCACCATCGTACGAACAGGCACCGAAGGACGACCCACTTCGGCGTAGTGGTCTGCTAGCTGATCTTCTATCCATCGCCAGTCTATTTCTTGGGTCAGTCGAACCAGTTCGTGCTGATTGGAAAGCAGCGTATCGAGCCGGGGACGGAAAGCATCCAGTTGATCGGTATGAGTAGTTCTGCCAAGCATTTTCTTCCAGGTTTTTGTCCAATTTACTGCTTTTCTGGTAGTTTTATCGCCCTCTGGAGCAAAAAACAAATGTCTAAAATTTTGAAGATCAAAAAGTTGAAACCCTCGTCAGCTTTTATCAGGGACGACTATGTAGCTTATTCAGAGGGGTATATATGCATTTCTTAAGTTAACAACAACGAGCGTCTTTCGGTGGATAGAGTTTCATTCATCCTTTATTATCTTAGCCCCAATATCACGCGTAATGCTATTTGGAATATCAATTTTTAGACCTGACTGGGTAACGGCTTCTTTGTAAGTATCCAGAATTTCCCCCTTCTGACTGTCCCACCACTCGATGGTATACGTACCTTCGGGTAACGTCACAGTAATCTCTCTTCCCGAAAGGGCTTCCCGGTCGGTTGTTTCGTGTGGGGGCGTTCGTACCGCCCATAAAAAGGTTCGTTGCTGCGTCTGGTTAGTGAGCAAGCGTACGTGTTCTAACCCCTCGGTATTTCCCTCATGCGACAATTCTTGCCAGGGAGCGTTATCGGTGAGGTTTTCATTTTTCAAAAACTTGCTGAGTGCCGGATAAATATCTGCGTAGGCATCGCATCCTCGCTCACCGTAGATCGGATGCGTCCACCAGGTAAGAGCCCCGGTCCAGCCCGAAACCAGCGCGTTCCATTGAGTCTGACGTACCCAGTTTCCTTCCGGGTCATACGTGGCAGGATCTTTCGTGCCTATCCGGGCATTGCCGCCGAATTCGCCCATAAGAGCCGGGACAGATATGTCAGTAGGAGCATTGATCGTCCAGCAAGAACCATCGTAGGTGTGGAGGATGTAGGCATCCGGGCCAGTTTCGCCTCCGTGACCGTCGCTAGTAAACGTAATAGGATGCTGATAAGGATCAACGGTTCGTAACCAAGTAGAAATATCTTGCCAGTAGTCATCGTAGGGACGGTCATATTCGTTGAAATACTCCGTCATCCAGTAGCTGGGACTGTAGCCCCACCGGGCCAACGTATACCGGAGCCTTTGTTTGATGAGGCTCTCATTTTTTTCTTCGGCGTAGACTGTACCGGCCGAATAGGGCTGGTCAGTGATGGCATCCCAAACGGTATGGATGATGCCAATGTCGTGTTGCTCAGCATTTTCGTAAAGCTGGTCTAATAGGAAGCACATCGCGGGATGATATTTTCCTAATGCAAACCCCATGTCCCCGAAGGGTATACTACCGTACGCTTCTCCGTCGGCTTTTGCTTCCAGGGGATGATAATAGATGTCAGCGATGAACCGGGCGGCATTCCCCCCGTGCTCTCCCAGGCTGTTGATCATATTTTTCTGAAAATTGTATCCGGTATACAGATTGCTGTCGGTCAAGCCAGTTCCAGGCAGACCTGTCCACGGTGGCTTGTAGTTAGAACCTGTACCCCAATTCCTATTAGCTGAGTCGGCAGCGGCTAGCCGCAAAAAGGCATTCACATCAACGTTGAGCCCAGCGGCAAAGAACGTCCCGCCCGAGTTCTCGTAGTGATAATATTGCTTATTGATTGGGTGCATCCGAATAAAGCCTTTTTCGGTAAGCGCGGCTGGTGCTACGATAAACTCGATGGCTTCCGAATTCTTCGTTCCATTCATATCCTTCGCCTGAAGCTGATAGGACCAAGTACCGGCTACAGTGGGAG
This region of Tunicatimonas pelagia genomic DNA includes:
- a CDS encoding DUF5060 domain-containing protein, yielding MSQTQYDTSTIFGFIYSIIFFTVSLAACSSSSEFHAITQNTDTLLAYEKLEISFDLSQTYDNPYDFKEIDVLAIFVDPDGKETQVPGFWYEGYAIDDQIQAIRKTELAQWMIRFTPTVAGTWSYQLQAKDMNGTKNSEAIEFIVAPAALTEKGFIRMHPINKQYYHYENSGGTFFAAGLNVDVNAFLRLAAADSANRNWGTGSNYKPPWTGLPGTGLTDSNLYTGYNFQKNMINSLGEHGGNAARFIADIYYHPLEAKADGEAYGSIPFGDMGFALGKYHPAMCFLLDQLYENAEQHDIGIIHTVWDAITDQPYSAGTVYAEEKNESLIKQRLRYTLARWGYSPSYWMTEYFNEYDRPYDDYWQDISTWLRTVDPYQHPITFTSDGHGGETGPDAYILHTYDGSCWTINAPTDISVPALMGEFGGNARIGTKDPATYDPEGNWVRQTQWNALVSGWTGALTWWTHPIYGERGCDAYADIYPALSKFLKNENLTDNAPWQELSHEGNTEGLEHVRLLTNQTQQRTFLWAVRTPPHETTDREALSGREITVTLPEGTYTIEWWDSQKGEILDTYKEAVTQSGLKIDIPNSITRDIGAKIIKDE
- a CDS encoding AraC family transcriptional regulator, producing MNIEALYRPFEIVYKTLDECPKTDHKHLFFELVYIVAGSGKQCINENTFAYKPGHLFLITPDDCHSFQIEETTEFFFLRFNNIYIKSKGFQAEDIKMLEYILQNASHQPGCILKNLSDKPLFKSLVEATISESVNRDIYNQDLIKQIVNTMIVLVARNIAKYLPMATSEATDKKALDILHYIQENICLPERLRVKYLSEHFGISKSYFGRYFKKITQQTYQEYVNQLRIKHVKARLQLSNLRINEIVDELGFTDVSHLNRFFKRYEKVSPTEFRKLDVKNETNSHQLGI
- a CDS encoding NAD(P)-dependent alcohol dehydrogenase, which encodes MKRVQYQEYGGAEVMTLDNTPLPKMADDEVLIAVKAFSLNEIDWKVRSGSLRVVTGFSFPRGMGADLAGVVEKAGSQVDDLREGDEVVGWLDFKHAGSYAEYAVVKAENVVKKPASVPFAEAACLPMVGATARQALLREAKLKAGQTVLINGCTGGLGHYAVQIAKQQGAIVTGTCRSEHREAAQQLGVDDVVDYTQHDIRQYGKTYDVILDTSKHLPFTEAKLLLNSPGIYLNTQPGIPAFIGSFFNNLVSNKKNDVLGVTVQREDLLDLTERAAQQKLLTTIGKTFVFSDVIAAVTAAEQGELHVPGKIVVTLDPDV
- a CDS encoding sensor histidine kinase, with the protein product MKHNQNINTQGHQYMHDLRNVIGSILSLSDLYSREVKRKVVGLSVNYPDLIRSQCQQARKLMDCFCEEQQNDEVRLPSPATKLELRPHDLVAYLAEKIVLFRATAAQHCLRFSSVLPDRALIVNMDSVQFDRILLNLFSNAVKFTPEGGSINLELSTERRNNQVCLRMSDTGIGISPAMLRYLFLQFTVASRPGLRNEPSQGLGLYTLRQLVSQHGGTISVASQLNQGTSFEIQLPALQRQN
- a CDS encoding Hsp20/alpha crystallin family protein is translated as MAIIVRNTISPTWGDQFNQLILHDPMWKKMHPDRISPPANIITQEDRYEIELSVPGMNKEDIEIHIDRDVLHISGDHQEEAASAGRKYAHQEFAHTSFHRSFALPSHLEDNRIEARYDQGVLRVVLYEKEDTHHQGKKQIDVQ
- a CDS encoding dihydrodipicolinate synthase family protein codes for the protein MLKTILLASYAIVAFNFSLQAQGSARQQYVQKLYNGDPVPKLWVPLLSHFKEDGVTIDVNRTKKHLQNIAPNIGGVLIPGSTGEGWEMSLLEQLSLLKQVLPLLKEKRLLVSIGILRTSSEGVLIDLETVAKELMAWSGEENLDQALDFYHIKGFTICNPKGKSFSQHQLIAYWEQVLARNLPTIFYQLPQVTGNELNRTSLVYLSGKYPNLYMVKDTSGEDELAKARENYGDLFFVRGYEGKYYKQLKKNGGYYDGLLLGTANVFSKELSQVIELSENEAKRISIRLDKIIQPTFNKAGKVSYSNAFTITNKAFDHFKAYGMQYPKVEIQTLYNQRSIPLEIVLSAYHALAEAKIHPSGYLNK
- a CDS encoding NAD(P)-dependent oxidoreductase → MMKSICILGANGQTGQEIVKQALRKNYAVRGVVRRADSLSEYRDQIEVVEYSLDDPLSVQRAVTGADIVISAIGSGGGSEAAKPTELYSTSVRILLSAMRETGILRLLVLSSGGVDYDAQAPWYYRKFFRPWLMNTYMDMMKMETLLEAAPSELAWTIVRPTYLLNGSAKPYLVADRKVGRGNFKIHRTDVADFILKEIEQSEWLRRYPTLGYP
- a CDS encoding cupin domain-containing protein — protein: MRKLLFLLLFILSFTIIHQTNAQKINEINQIKWEELEWEQLADKLYRKYVYGSQGMIAMFKMDKGAKVPIHKHPNEQLTYIVKGSVKVTMENQDYIVKAGEVLIIPPNVPHKFICLEDGTIDIDFFTPLRMDWLMGTDSYFKED
- a CDS encoding nuclear transport factor 2 family protein, producing the protein MENLEETLDKIEVFQMAYKFADAANRKDGEMFQCLWDHQEAEWAIGPPINVSFSGREQMGTSLVHMLNRWEFFVQMVSGGVVEIHSTRAYARFYVHEVANARGGGGNNNLSMYEDELVKREGLWFFTKRTYHTVFQSAERQAGEVIAVPEIPTWIREASLASRQ
- a CDS encoding Dps family protein, whose amino-acid sequence is METIDTGIQDTNRESVAYLLNMLLADEHVLYLKTHNYHWNVKGMHFQSLHRFFETQYQELEEIIDQVAERIRAIGHYATAAMKDYVKITRLLETNHEDGSAETMLQNLLQDHETIIRVLRKNLVEEADKYRDMGTSDFVTGLMEQHEKMAWMIRSYLG